The Corallococcus soli genome contains a region encoding:
- a CDS encoding amidohydrolase family protein: MGTVLKGGYVVELEPASVERVDLRIEGERIVARGEDLTPGPDDEVVALSGKLVFPGLVNAHHRLASVLARGLVRPTPETYQAQLEQLRWPFENALDLDAVQVAATAGGLESIQCGTTTLFDLHSSPKAVTGSLLRVARGLHEVGVRGVLAYAVTDRMGAVGREEGLEETVSFARKARGRFRGQVGAGPVFTLGDDALQGLGEALNTTNTGLHFPLAEDPLDERLSTERHGNPPVTRLLNGNLLSPRAMAAHAGHLEWADLAQVLATGTWLVHTPRSNQGLEVGYAPALKFGARASLGSDGASPDLFAEAQAAYLRSREAGQPIDVLRYLANGHRLASQVFEAAIGPMREGALADLLVLDYLSPTPLTAETLAWHVVHGLGSRHVEAVMVDGVWRVWARRPLSVNPTVVAEQSREAAAAVWARLTP; encoded by the coding sequence TTGGGCACCGTCCTCAAGGGTGGTTACGTCGTCGAACTGGAACCCGCCTCCGTCGAGCGGGTGGACCTGCGCATCGAAGGCGAGCGCATCGTGGCGCGCGGCGAGGACCTGACGCCCGGCCCCGACGACGAGGTGGTGGCGCTGTCCGGCAAGCTCGTCTTCCCGGGCCTCGTCAACGCGCACCACCGGCTGGCGAGCGTGCTGGCGCGCGGGCTGGTGCGGCCAACGCCGGAGACGTACCAGGCGCAGCTGGAGCAGCTGCGCTGGCCCTTCGAGAACGCGCTCGACCTGGACGCCGTGCAGGTGGCGGCCACGGCCGGAGGGCTCGAATCCATCCAGTGTGGCACCACCACCCTGTTCGACCTGCACTCCTCGCCCAAGGCGGTGACGGGCTCGCTGCTGCGCGTGGCGCGCGGGCTCCATGAGGTGGGCGTGCGCGGCGTGCTGGCCTACGCGGTGACGGACCGCATGGGCGCGGTGGGCCGCGAGGAGGGCCTGGAGGAGACGGTCAGCTTCGCGCGCAAGGCCCGGGGTCGCTTCCGGGGCCAGGTGGGCGCGGGGCCCGTCTTCACGCTGGGCGACGACGCGCTCCAGGGCCTGGGTGAGGCGCTCAACACCACCAACACCGGGCTGCACTTCCCGCTGGCGGAGGACCCGCTGGACGAACGGCTGTCCACCGAGCGGCACGGCAACCCGCCCGTCACGCGCCTGCTCAACGGAAATCTCCTGTCGCCCCGCGCGATGGCGGCGCACGCGGGCCACCTGGAGTGGGCGGACCTGGCGCAGGTGCTGGCCACGGGGACGTGGCTGGTGCACACGCCGCGCTCCAACCAGGGGCTGGAGGTCGGCTACGCGCCGGCGCTGAAGTTCGGGGCCCGGGCGTCGCTGGGCTCCGACGGCGCGTCGCCGGACCTGTTCGCGGAGGCGCAGGCGGCGTACCTGCGCTCGCGTGAGGCGGGGCAGCCCATCGACGTGCTGCGCTACCTGGCCAACGGCCACCGGCTGGCGTCGCAGGTGTTCGAGGCGGCCATCGGCCCCATGCGCGAGGGCGCGCTCGCGGACCTGCTGGTGCTGGACTACCTGTCGCCCACGCCGCTGACGGCGGAGACGCTGGCGTGGCACGTCGTCCACGGGCTGGGCAGCCGGCACGTGGAGGCGGTGATGGTGGACGGCGTGTGGCGCGTCTGGGCGCGAAGGCCCCTGTCGGTGAACCCCACCGTGGTGGCCGAGCAGTCGCGCGAGGCCGCGGCGGCCGTCTGGGCGCGGCTGACGCCGTAG